The genomic segment AGAAACTATTCTCTGAGAAGGAACAACGAATTTTACTAAAAAACCCCTATGTACAATCTATCAGTTTGAAGGCGATTACCTATACGGAAGAATTTAAGCAACTCTTTATCGGGGAATATGGGAAAGGGAAATTACCTAGAGAAATCTTTACACAGTGTGGCTTCGATATCCATCTGGTCGGAATCCAAAGGGTAGAATCGTGCGCCAAGAGATGGCTTGGTGCTTATAAGAAAAAGGGGGTATTGGGCTTACAGGATGGGAGAAAAAATCATTCTGG from the Mechercharimyces sp. CAU 1602 genome contains:
- a CDS encoding HTH domain-containing protein; translation: MNKKLFSEKEQRILLKNPYVQSISLKAITYTEEFKQLFIGEYGKGKLPREIFTQCGFDIHLVGIQRVESCAKRWLGAYKKKGVLGLQDGRKNHSGRARTRSLSLEEKYARLEAQNTLLKAENELLKKMKMMERRAKRSR